Proteins from a single region of Leptotrichia trevisanii DSM 22070:
- a CDS encoding acetylase has product MKKLFFVLVILVFGSGIIIAKEMFSEKVPENIVFVGDSIMNSSKQYIAPNFKNPYFDTKISRQFSTLPGIVTKLVEDGKLKTVLVVHLGTNGKFTDKDFDYVMEMAKGKDVFFMNTAHKDPWEQEVNRKLKEKVAQYDNAYLIDWYSYAKGKNQYFYKDRTHLNDKGQRYYADFITNEIKKHYLGENEKTEPVKEKSSDSSDTKNVQ; this is encoded by the coding sequence ATGAAAAAATTATTTTTTGTTTTAGTAATATTAGTTTTTGGTTCGGGAATTATCATTGCCAAAGAGATGTTTAGCGAGAAAGTGCCTGAAAATATTGTGTTTGTTGGAGATTCGATAATGAACAGCAGTAAGCAGTATATTGCACCTAACTTCAAAAATCCTTATTTTGACACAAAAATATCACGTCAATTTTCAACACTTCCAGGAATTGTTACAAAATTAGTGGAAGATGGGAAATTAAAAACTGTATTAGTTGTGCATCTTGGAACAAATGGGAAATTTACAGATAAAGATTTTGATTATGTTATGGAAATGGCAAAAGGGAAAGATGTATTCTTTATGAACACTGCACACAAGGATCCTTGGGAACAGGAAGTAAATAGAAAATTAAAGGAAAAAGTCGCACAATATGACAATGCTTACCTAATTGACTGGTACTCTTATGCAAAAGGGAAAAACCAATATTTCTATAAAGATAGAACTCATTTAAATGATAAAGGGCAAAGATATTATGCAGACTTTATAACTAATGAAATTAAAAAACATTATCTTGGAGAAAATGAAAAAACTGAACCTGTAAAAGAAAAATCTTCAGATTCTTCTGATACAAAAAATGTTCAATAG